One Streptomyces sp. ML-6 genomic region harbors:
- a CDS encoding FkbM family methyltransferase yields the protein MRKIFVDCGANLGIVLKRFMHELPDHDFYAFEPNATLLPSITANVEQAQHAGLVEVSPSAVWTEDGTIDLFLGHHESSTVMSGKRVPPVYDQQIDYSSPVAVPAVDFSAWLRRTATPEDHVVVKMDIEGAEYPVLRKLLADETIGLVSVLYVEWHHDRFPAMSQAEHDEVATTVSARVDVRHWD from the coding sequence ATGCGCAAGATCTTCGTCGACTGCGGCGCCAACCTCGGAATCGTGCTGAAGCGCTTTATGCACGAGCTCCCGGACCACGACTTCTACGCCTTCGAGCCCAATGCGACCCTGCTCCCCTCCATCACGGCGAACGTGGAGCAGGCCCAGCACGCCGGCCTGGTCGAGGTCTCCCCCAGTGCGGTGTGGACCGAGGACGGCACAATCGACCTCTTCCTCGGCCACCACGAGAGCTCCACCGTGATGTCCGGCAAGCGGGTACCGCCCGTGTACGACCAGCAGATCGACTACAGCTCCCCCGTCGCCGTCCCGGCGGTGGACTTCAGCGCCTGGCTCCGCCGGACCGCCACGCCGGAGGACCACGTCGTCGTAAAGATGGACATCGAGGGCGCCGAGTACCCCGTGCTCAGGAAGCTGCTCGCCGACGAGACGATCGGCCTCGTCTCCGTCCTCTACGTCGAGTGGCACCACGACCGCTTCCCCGCCATGAGCCAGGCCGAGCACGACGAGGTCGCCACCACCGTCTCCGCACGCGTCGACGTCCGCCACTGGGACTAA
- a CDS encoding nucleotide sugar dehydrogenase, with the protein MLRNHEPHRLRVVVVGQGYVGLPLAVRAAEVGHHVVGLDVDAGRIKRLMLGESYVEDISDRRLAPLLAAGVYTPTVDPADCAGFDVAVVTVPTPLRDGAPDLSHVEDAARTLGLHLTRGATVVLESTTYPGTTEEVFRPLLERGSGLAAGRDFRLGYSPERIDPGNPSWRLENTPKVVSGITPSSLKSVRDFYASLVDTVVPVASCKVAELTKLLENTFRHVNIALANELAIFAHDLGIDVWAAIDAASTKPFGFMRFTPGPGVGGHCLPVDPSYLSWRVERTLGQNFRFVELANDVNNHMPDYVVRRLVAGLNERGKPLKGSRILLLGVAYKANTGDARETPAARIAELLTGMGAEVQAADPHVLDDAHPRAAGLEGLQRVEVTPGLLATADAVVLLADHDAFDYPLISAHSPYILDCRRRLSGAHVDSL; encoded by the coding sequence ATGCTCCGGAATCACGAACCCCATCGACTCCGCGTGGTCGTCGTGGGGCAGGGATACGTCGGCCTCCCGCTGGCCGTGCGAGCCGCCGAGGTAGGGCACCACGTCGTCGGCCTCGACGTGGACGCCGGGCGGATCAAGAGACTCATGCTCGGCGAGTCGTACGTCGAGGACATCTCGGACAGGCGGCTGGCGCCCCTCCTCGCCGCCGGCGTCTACACGCCGACCGTCGACCCGGCCGACTGCGCCGGGTTCGACGTGGCGGTCGTCACCGTCCCGACGCCACTACGCGACGGCGCGCCGGACCTGTCGCACGTTGAGGACGCGGCGCGGACGCTGGGCCTCCACCTGACCCGCGGAGCGACAGTCGTCCTGGAATCGACCACGTACCCCGGGACGACCGAGGAGGTGTTCCGCCCGCTGCTCGAGCGCGGCTCCGGGCTGGCCGCCGGCCGGGACTTCCGCCTCGGCTACAGCCCCGAGCGCATCGACCCCGGGAACCCCAGCTGGAGGCTGGAGAACACGCCCAAGGTCGTCTCGGGCATCACCCCGTCTTCCTTGAAGTCGGTCCGTGACTTCTACGCATCCCTGGTAGACACCGTCGTCCCCGTGGCCAGCTGCAAGGTGGCGGAGCTGACCAAGCTCCTTGAGAACACCTTCCGGCACGTGAACATCGCCCTCGCCAACGAGCTGGCGATCTTCGCCCACGACCTGGGCATCGACGTCTGGGCGGCCATCGACGCAGCGTCCACCAAGCCGTTCGGCTTCATGCGCTTCACCCCCGGCCCCGGGGTCGGAGGCCACTGCCTGCCCGTCGACCCCTCGTACCTGTCGTGGCGGGTTGAGCGAACCCTGGGGCAGAACTTCCGCTTCGTCGAGCTGGCGAACGACGTCAACAACCACATGCCCGACTACGTGGTGCGGCGTCTCGTGGCGGGCCTCAACGAACGTGGGAAGCCACTCAAGGGCTCCCGGATCCTGCTGCTCGGTGTGGCGTACAAGGCCAACACCGGGGACGCCCGTGAGACGCCGGCGGCCCGCATCGCCGAACTCCTCACCGGTATGGGCGCCGAGGTCCAGGCCGCCGACCCCCACGTCCTGGACGACGCCCACCCCCGCGCCGCCGGCCTGGAAGGCCTCCAGCGGGTCGAGGTGACCCCCGGCCTGCTCGCGACAGCCGACGCCGTAGTCCTGCTCGCGGACCACGACGCCTTCGACTACCCCCTGATCAGCGCCCACTCCCCGTACATACTCGACTGCCGCCGCCGGCTCTCCGGTGCCCACGTCGACTCTCTCTGA
- a CDS encoding biotin/lipoate A/B protein ligase family protein: protein MHGEYKVPGGKLVVVDLDVEGGALRNVRVAGDFFLEPDEAILAIDAALEGAPANTDTAGLAARIDAALPASTVMLGLTSEGVAVAVRRALAHATEWSDYDWQLIHEAPQSPALHMALDEVITAEVAAGRRPPTLRVWEWASPAVIIGSFQSLRNEVDPEGAERHGVTVVRRVSGGGAMFVEPGNTITYSLSVPEALVSGLSFADSYAYLDDWVLGALADMGIKAWYQPLNDIATEAGKIAGAAQKRVVGGEGAVLHHVTMSYDIDADKMLEVLRIGKEKLSDKGTKSAKKRVDPLRRQTGLAREAVIERMIDSFRTRHGLTRGKVTDEEMARAEELVRTKFGTEEWTARVP, encoded by the coding sequence GTGCACGGTGAGTACAAGGTCCCCGGCGGCAAGCTCGTCGTGGTGGATCTGGATGTCGAGGGCGGGGCGCTGCGCAACGTACGGGTGGCCGGGGACTTCTTCCTGGAACCGGACGAGGCGATCCTCGCGATCGACGCGGCGCTGGAGGGCGCCCCGGCCAACACCGACACCGCGGGCCTCGCCGCCCGTATTGACGCGGCGCTCCCCGCCTCGACCGTGATGCTCGGCCTCACCTCCGAGGGCGTCGCCGTCGCCGTGCGCCGGGCCCTCGCGCACGCCACCGAGTGGAGCGACTACGACTGGCAGCTCATCCACGAGGCCCCGCAGTCCCCCGCGCTCCACATGGCGCTCGACGAGGTCATCACCGCCGAGGTCGCCGCGGGCCGCCGCCCGCCCACGCTCCGGGTCTGGGAGTGGGCCTCCCCCGCCGTGATCATCGGCAGCTTCCAGTCCCTGCGCAACGAGGTCGACCCGGAGGGTGCCGAGCGCCACGGCGTCACGGTCGTGCGCCGGGTGTCCGGCGGCGGGGCCATGTTCGTGGAACCCGGCAACACCATCACGTACTCGCTCTCCGTCCCGGAGGCCCTGGTATCCGGGCTCTCGTTCGCCGACAGTTACGCCTACCTCGACGACTGGGTGCTCGGCGCCCTGGCCGACATGGGCATCAAGGCCTGGTACCAGCCGCTCAACGACATCGCCACGGAGGCCGGGAAGATCGCGGGCGCGGCGCAGAAGCGGGTGGTCGGCGGGGAGGGCGCCGTGCTGCACCACGTGACCATGTCGTACGACATCGACGCCGACAAGATGCTCGAAGTCCTGCGCATCGGCAAGGAGAAGCTGTCCGACAAGGGCACCAAGAGCGCCAAGAAGCGGGTGGACCCGCTGCGCCGCCAGACGGGGCTGGCGCGCGAGGCCGTCATCGAGCGGATGATCGACTCCTTCCGAACCCGGCACGGACTCACGCGGGGCAAGGTGACGGACGAGGAGATGGCGCGGGCCGAGGAGCTCGTACGGACGAAGTTCGGCACCGAGGAATGGACCGCCCGGGTGCCGTGA
- a CDS encoding histidine phosphatase family protein, with the protein MNTQHIYLIKHGETEENLQGIHQGRAVGGRLSERGRADMRLVGACLTTAGVAMDQMLVSPMSRCRESAELLTATLAPAHVRVDERLAAKDSGHLGGRPRELAAAEAARHGVPIHRLRTPGGESSEDVQARYVDLWAEVCSGGRRTTVLVGHGGGIACLLLWLTGNGFDRYLQHVPGSAGLTWVEIGGPAPRVRLMNVSPADLPVLLNARTVR; encoded by the coding sequence ATGAACACCCAGCACATCTACCTGATCAAGCACGGCGAGACCGAGGAGAACCTCCAGGGCATCCACCAGGGCCGCGCGGTCGGCGGCCGGCTCAGCGAGCGCGGACGCGCCGACATGCGGCTGGTCGGTGCCTGCCTCACGACGGCCGGGGTCGCCATGGACCAGATGCTCGTCAGCCCGATGTCCCGTTGCCGGGAGTCGGCCGAGCTTCTCACCGCCACGCTCGCCCCAGCCCATGTCCGCGTCGACGAGCGTCTGGCCGCCAAGGACAGCGGTCACCTCGGGGGCCGGCCCAGAGAGCTCGCCGCCGCTGAGGCCGCTCGCCACGGTGTGCCGATCCACCGGCTCCGCACGCCGGGCGGCGAGTCGTCGGAGGATGTCCAGGCTCGTTACGTGGATCTGTGGGCCGAGGTCTGCTCCGGGGGGCGGCGAACCACCGTCCTCGTCGGGCACGGCGGGGGCATCGCCTGCCTGCTGCTGTGGCTCACCGGGAACGGCTTCGACCGGTACCTCCAGCACGTGCCCGGGTCCGCCGGGCTCACGTGGGTGGAGATCGGCGGCCCAGCTCCGCGCGTGCGGCTCATGAACGTCTCGCCTGCGGACCTGCCCGTCCTCCTCAACGCCCGCACCGTCCGATGA
- a CDS encoding NAD-dependent epimerase/dehydratase family protein, whose translation MKIVITGGAGFIGGNLARALTELPQVTQLRVVDNLSTGDKANLVGLDVDFFEGDVQNAALLDQAFRGADAVVHLAALPSVPRSLRDPLASHHANATGTLQVLEAARRAGGPHVIAGSSSSVYGANPQLPKHENLVSAPMSPYAVTKLTTEAYLGAYHHSFDLPVLPFRFFNVYGPGQRADHAYAAVIPKWISATLAGKPVTIHGDGTQTRDFTYVSTVCNVLTDALFRRVVSPSPVNLAYGTRTSLLALVQEIETATGLRVQREHVPGRVGDVPHSQADGTRLRALFPTVAPVALQEGVPAAVDWFRQRLTTSRL comes from the coding sequence GTGAAGATAGTGATCACTGGCGGCGCCGGATTCATCGGCGGCAACCTTGCCCGTGCTCTGACCGAGCTGCCTCAGGTCACCCAGCTCCGGGTCGTCGACAACCTCTCCACCGGAGACAAGGCGAACCTCGTCGGCCTCGATGTGGACTTCTTCGAAGGAGACGTCCAGAACGCCGCTCTCCTCGACCAGGCGTTCCGCGGTGCCGACGCCGTCGTCCACCTAGCCGCCCTCCCCTCTGTGCCACGCTCCCTGCGTGACCCCCTGGCCAGCCATCACGCCAACGCGACCGGCACCCTGCAAGTTCTGGAGGCCGCCCGCCGCGCCGGAGGTCCGCACGTGATCGCCGGGTCCTCGTCCTCCGTCTACGGTGCCAACCCCCAGCTGCCGAAGCACGAGAACCTCGTCTCCGCCCCCATGAGCCCGTACGCGGTCACCAAGCTCACGACGGAGGCGTACCTGGGCGCCTACCACCACAGCTTCGACCTGCCGGTCCTCCCCTTCCGCTTCTTCAACGTCTACGGCCCCGGCCAGCGCGCCGACCACGCCTACGCCGCCGTCATCCCGAAGTGGATCAGCGCCACCCTCGCAGGCAAGCCGGTGACCATCCACGGCGACGGCACCCAGACGCGCGACTTCACGTACGTGAGCACGGTCTGCAACGTCCTCACCGACGCCCTCTTCCGCCGGGTCGTTAGCCCAAGCCCTGTGAACCTGGCCTACGGGACGCGTACCTCGCTGCTGGCCCTGGTCCAGGAGATCGAGACGGCGACGGGCCTCCGCGTGCAACGGGAACACGTGCCGGGCCGCGTCGGCGATGTCCCCCACTCACAGGCTGACGGCACACGCCTGCGAGCTCTGTTCCCGACAGTCGCTCCCGTAGCCCTTCAGGAAGGGGTCCCCGCTGCTGTGGACTGGTTCCGTCAGCGGCTCACCACGTCACGGCTATGA
- the metG gene encoding methionine--tRNA ligase: MARHLVTSALPYINGIKHLGNMVGSMLPADVYSRYLRQRGHDVLYICATDEHGTPAELAAKEAGLSVAEFCAQAHDAQKAVYDGFELAFDYFGRSSSQQNVEITQHFARKLNENGFIEERAIRQVYSPVDGRFLPDRYVEGTCPHCGYDKARGDQCENCTRVLDPTDLIDPRSAISGSTDLEVRETKHLFLLQSKLQHDVEEWIATVSAEWPHLSTSIARKWLTEGLNDRAITRDLDWGVPVPADTWPELAAEGKVFYVWFDAPIEYIGATKEWANAVGDGESRDWKSWWYEADDTVRYTQFMAKDNVPFHTVMFPATELGVREPWKKVDVVKGFNWLTFYGGKFSTSQKRGVFTDAALEILPGDYWRYFLIANAPESDDSSFTWEHFTATVNKDLADTLGNFVNRVLSFSRKRFGDEVPAGHAVGEAEAKLGEEIARLLGEYEEQMEALQFRKAAAALRALWSAGNSYLEEKAPWLEIKTDADGAALTLRTAMNLIHLYAVVSEPFIPATAAAMRGAFALENDTATWVTADQAKSLDTVPAGTAFTVPPVLFAKITEEDLESYRERFGGAPEA; this comes from the coding sequence ATGGCTCGACACCTGGTAACCAGCGCGCTTCCCTACATCAACGGGATCAAGCACCTGGGCAACATGGTCGGGTCGATGCTTCCGGCGGATGTGTACTCCCGGTACCTCCGCCAGCGTGGTCACGATGTCCTTTACATCTGCGCCACCGACGAGCACGGCACCCCCGCCGAGCTGGCAGCCAAGGAGGCCGGGCTCTCGGTCGCCGAGTTCTGTGCGCAGGCGCACGACGCGCAGAAGGCCGTGTACGACGGGTTCGAGCTGGCCTTCGACTACTTCGGGCGCAGTTCCTCGCAGCAGAACGTCGAGATCACCCAGCACTTCGCGCGGAAGCTGAACGAGAACGGCTTCATCGAGGAGCGTGCGATCCGGCAGGTGTACTCGCCGGTCGACGGACGCTTCCTGCCGGACCGGTACGTCGAGGGCACCTGCCCGCACTGCGGCTACGACAAGGCCCGTGGCGACCAGTGCGAGAACTGCACTCGCGTCCTCGACCCGACCGACCTGATCGACCCGCGATCGGCGATCAGCGGTTCCACGGACCTGGAGGTCCGCGAGACCAAGCACCTCTTCCTGCTGCAGTCCAAGCTCCAGCACGACGTCGAGGAGTGGATCGCCACCGTCAGCGCGGAGTGGCCGCACCTGTCCACGTCCATCGCCCGCAAGTGGCTGACCGAGGGCCTGAACGACCGCGCCATCACCCGCGACCTCGACTGGGGCGTCCCGGTGCCGGCCGACACCTGGCCGGAACTCGCGGCTGAGGGCAAGGTCTTCTACGTCTGGTTCGACGCCCCGATCGAGTACATCGGCGCGACCAAGGAGTGGGCAAACGCCGTCGGCGATGGCGAGTCCCGTGACTGGAAGTCGTGGTGGTACGAGGCCGATGACACCGTCCGCTACACGCAGTTCATGGCCAAGGACAACGTCCCCTTCCACACGGTGATGTTCCCCGCCACCGAGCTCGGTGTGCGGGAGCCCTGGAAGAAGGTCGATGTCGTCAAGGGCTTCAACTGGCTGACGTTCTACGGCGGCAAGTTCTCCACCTCCCAGAAGCGCGGCGTCTTCACCGATGCGGCCCTGGAGATCCTGCCCGGGGATTACTGGCGCTACTTCCTGATCGCTAACGCCCCCGAGTCGGACGACTCGTCGTTCACCTGGGAGCACTTCACAGCCACGGTCAACAAGGACCTGGCGGACACCCTCGGCAACTTCGTCAACCGCGTGCTGTCGTTCTCCCGCAAGCGTTTCGGCGACGAGGTCCCGGCCGGGCACGCCGTCGGCGAGGCGGAGGCGAAGCTGGGCGAGGAGATCGCACGGCTGCTCGGCGAGTACGAGGAGCAGATGGAGGCCCTCCAGTTCCGCAAGGCCGCCGCTGCCCTGCGCGCGCTGTGGTCCGCGGGCAACTCCTACCTGGAGGAGAAGGCCCCCTGGCTGGAGATCAAGACCGACGCCGACGGCGCCGCGCTGACGCTCCGTACCGCGATGAACCTGATCCACCTGTACGCGGTCGTCTCCGAGCCGTTCATCCCGGCCACGGCCGCCGCCATGCGCGGGGCCTTCGCCCTGGAGAACGACACCGCGACCTGGGTGACCGCCGACCAGGCCAAGTCCCTGGACACCGTCCCGGCTGGCACCGCGTTCACCGTGCCGCCCGTGCTCTTCGCGAAGATCACGGAGGAGGACCTGGAGTCCTACCGCGAGCGCTTTGGCGGCGCCCCGGAAGCCTGA